The genomic stretch CATACCGAGATAGGCAAAGGATCGCGCAGGTGAGCGTTACCGCATTTCGCGCCGGCCCAGACGAGACGTTCCGTGTGGATGACGTCCCCAACACCAGGGAAGGAACGCGGAGTGCAGTTGAACAAGGCAAGATCGAGCCTCTGCTCCTCGACCCGCTTCCGAAGCGCTGAACTCATGTCGACAGTGACGTCCACCATGATCCCGGGGAACTGATCGGCGAAATCCTTCAGAATGCGCGGAAGCAGACGCTCGGCAATATCGTCAGGCGCCCCCAGGCGCACCACGCCTGCCAGTTCCGGCATGACGAAACGGGAAACGGCCTCGTTGGACAGGGCCAGCATTCGCCGCGCATAGGAAAGCAGAACCTCGCCGTGCTGCGTGAGCGACACGGATCGGGCGTCGCGCAGGAACAGCGTCGTCCTCAACTGCTCCTCGAGCTTCTTGATCTGCATGGACACGGCCGAAGGCGTTCTGAGGACTACCTCGGCCGCCGTTGAGAAATTCCCGGTTTCAGCAATCGCGACGAAGGTGCGCAAGACGTCGTTGTCAAGCAACGGAAGCGGTGGGCGGAAGGGAGCCATGGCGTCCTCATCAAATAAACTGAACTTAAGCACCATATCATTTCGTTTGATTGAACGTCTATCACGTCGCATGCTCCCCCGTACAAACAACCTGAAGCGATAATTGACCACAAGTGTTGATGGATGCCATTCGCGACATCAGATTGATTGATGCGTCTGGCGTCCC from Pseudorhizobium banfieldiae encodes the following:
- a CDS encoding LysR substrate-binding domain-containing protein — encoded protein: MAPFRPPLPLLDNDVLRTFVAIAETGNFSTAAEVVLRTPSAVSMQIKKLEEQLRTTLFLRDARSVSLTQHGEVLLSYARRMLALSNEAVSRFVMPELAGVVRLGAPDDIAERLLPRILKDFADQFPGIMVDVTVDMSSALRKRVEEQRLDLALFNCTPRSFPGVGDVIHTERLVWAGAKCGNAHLRDPLPISVWEEGCCWRQEAIGQLEKYKRIYRIAYASAHTMAQRAAVLSDLAIAPFPRSYVSDEMVVLGQQEGLPDLFSFDVRLLTRPQLSVPARAVAESIRDFYGQITRAAA